The DNA sequence TTTTACCATCCGGGACAAACCGGCGCAAGCCGAGGCGGATACGCGTGAAAGTAGCTTTATAGCGTCCGCGAGAGGTTTTTGTCGCTCCGAAGGTGTGCAATGCGGGATTTGCCTGACCGTTACGACCCCGCCGAGGCCGAAGCCCGGTGGCAGAAACACTGGGAGGAGAAGGGTATTTACCGCTTCGACCCCACGGCGCCGCGCGAGCGGATTTACTCGATTGACACTCCGCCGCCCACGGTCTCCGGCCTGCTGCATCTGGGCCACATCTACAGCTACACGCAAATGGACATCATCGCGCGGTACCAGAAGCTGCGCGGCAAGGTCGTTTTTTACCCGTTCGGATTCGACGACAACGGCCTTCCCACAGAGCGGATGGTCGAGCGCGCGCGCGACGTCCGAGCGCAAAGCATGCCTCGCGAGGATTTCATCAAGCTCTGCCTTGAAGTGACAAAGGACGCCGAAGCCGAATTCAAGGACATGTGGCAGCGCATGGGCCTTTCGGTGGACTGGAATCTCGAATACTCCACGATAAACCGCGTCAGCCGCCGCGTCGCGCAGCAAAGTTTCATTGACCTTTACAAGAAAGGCCACATTTACCGCCGCGAAGAGCCGGCAATCTGGGACGTGGACAACCGCACCGCGCTCGCCCAGGCCGAAATCGAAGACCGCGAGTTCGATTCGACCTTCAACGACATCCTTTTCACGTTCGAAGATGGAACGAAGGTCGCAATTGCGACGACGCGCCCGGAGCTATTGCCGGCTTGCGTTGCGGTGCTCTGCCATCCCGAGGACGACCGCTACCGCCGCTATGTCGGGGGGAAAATCAAAACTCCGCATTTCGACCTTTGGGTGCCTGTTCTCACCGATCCGCTCGTCGATCCCGAAAAGGGAACCGGCATCGTAATGTGCTGCACGTTCGGCGACACCGTGGACATCGAATGGTGGAAGCGCTACAACCTCGAAACCCGCGTCGCGATAACTCCCGACGGCAGGCTGAACGAACTTGCGGGCGAGTTCGCGGGGCTGAAACTCGAAGCCGGGCGCAAGGCGATTATCGAAAAGTTGAAGGAAGAGAACCTGCTGACGAAGCAGGAGAAGATCACGCATATGGTCAAGTGCGGCGAGAAGAGCCACGCTCCGGTCGAGTACATCATCACCGAGCAGTGGTTCATCCGCATCCTCGACAAGAAGGAAGAGCTGATCCGCCGCGCACGCGAAATAAAATGGTGGCCGGAGTTTATGTGGGTGCGCTACCAGCACTGGGTGGAGAATCTTGGCTGGGACTGGTGCATCAGCCGCCAGCGGTTCTACGGCGTCCCGTTCCCGGTCTGGTACGCGCCGGACGGAAGCGTGATACTCGCCGACCCCGCCGACCTGCCGGTTGACCCGACGGTGGACCTGCCTCGCGGCCCTCTTCCCTGCAGGCCGGAGGAACTGACGCCCGAAACCGACGTGATGGACACCTGGATGACCAGCTCCTGCACCCCGCAGCTCGCGTCCGGCTGGCTGGAAAACCCGGAGCTGTTTGCGAAGATTTTCCCGATGAGCCTGCGCCCGCAGGCGCACGACATAATCCGCACCTGGGCGTTCTACACGATCGTGAAGGGATTGCTTCACGAAGACAAAATGCCTTGGGAAAACGTCTTCATCAGCGGCCACGCGCTCGATCCCGCCAAGAAAAAGATGTCCAAGTCCAAGGGCAATGTGGTGACGCCGCGCGAGTACGTTGACAAATACGGCGCCGACGTGCTGCGCTATTGGACTTCCACCGCAAAGCTGGGGCTGGACAGTTCGTTCAATGACAAGGCGCTTTCGCTCGGAAAGAGGCTGCTTACGAAAATCTTCAACGCGAGCAAGTTCGCCCACGGCCACATTGCCGATTTCGACGGCTCGAAGCCTGGTTCGCTTCATATCACCGACCGCTGGCTGCTCTCCAAGCTCGGACGCGTGGTGGAAACCGCGACAATAGCTTACGACGAGTACGAATTCTGCGACGCGCGAAGCGCTGTCGAGGATTTCTTCTGGGCCGAATTCTGCGACAATTACCTCGAGCTCGCAAAAGGCCGGCTCTACGGCGATTCGGAAGAGGGCAGGGCGCTGCGCCCCAGCGCGCAGTTCACGCTTTACCATTCACTACTCACGATTCTGAAGATGTTTGCGCCGACGCTCCCGCATGTCACGGAGGAAGTTTTCTCTTGGATGTACGCGGAAAGGCTCGGCATCGCAAGCATTCACCTCACGCCCTGGCCGGTCGCGGCGGATTTCCCGCGTGACGATGATGCCGAAGCGCTCGGCGACCTTGCCGTCGAACTTCTCGCGGGCGTGCGCAAGATCAAAAGCGAGTTGAATGTCTCGATCAAGCGCCCGGTGGCGAAACTCTCGATCGCTCCCGCCGGGCTGCGTCCGCCCGACGCCGCGCTTTTCGAACGTCTCAAGGCGGACGATTCCCGCGTCCTCCTCGATTTCATGAACGCGGCGAACGTACAATCCGTCGAATTCGCGTCTTCAGCCGGGGAGCTTTCCGGCCCGGTCGAATCGCCGCAAGGCGCTTTTTTGCTCGCTGCGGAGCTCGCTGCGCCGGAGCAGCCTTAACCGCCGGAAATCGGAAAGCGGACTCCGGCAATACATCCAAGAGGTATAATCGAATCCATGTGCAGGTTTCTCCGTTACGCGGCCTTCGCGGCCGTGATGATTTTGGCTTTTTCGATTTCCGGCTGCGCGAAGCCGGAGGAAAAGCTCAAGTCGCGCGCGGCCGAATACTACAACTACCTTACGGGCGCTTCCGACACGATCGGCGGCGAATTTGCCAGCCCCGCGCTGAACGCCTCCATGGACGACCAAACCAGGAAGCTGAAACAAAAAGCGCTCGAGGAGCTTCGCAAGGCGCGCTTGGAAAACATGAAGAAATCCGGCAAAACCGCCACGACCGTAGCCAAGGAGCAGGTGCAAGTCGCCGTCGAAAACAATTTCGCGATAACCACGCTGCCCGATGTCATGGAGCCGCCCATCGTCCGCCAGGCGGTGCGATGGGTTTATGACGGCGGCCAGTGGTACATCTACTCGGGCGACCGCTCCGAGGTGGAAAAATACGGCCAGTTTCCGGATTCGCTCGTTACCAAGTCGCTGAATCCCGGCGCCGCGCTCGGCTCCGGCGAGCTGCGCGAACGGCTGAAGGAAAACGTGAAGGAGCGGGTCGACGAAGCAAAAGAAAAAATCGAGGAGCGCCGAGAGGGCAAAGCCGGGGGGGATTCCGGTAAGGAGGAAGGGGCATGAGCGGATTCTGGGGAGAAACGGGAATAGGCCGCGCGCGGGCCGCTGGACTTCGGCTGACGGTATGCATCGCGCTGGCCCTCGCGGCGTCGCTTGGGCTTTCCGGCTGCAAGGCCAAGGAAAACTCGATCAAGGCGGAGGCCGTCGTCCTCGTGACGCAGGTCAAACAGGCGAAGGGTCCGGCGGAGCTTATCGTTTACGCAAGCCCCGCGTTCCAGCACGCGGCAATCAAGGCGGGCGAGACGCTGGGCCTGACCGCGGACAAGCTACTGCCGCTGACGAGCTTCCCGCTGAACATCCAGCGCGCGGTGACGCTGCCGGAAGCCGAGGAGCTTGCGG is a window from the bacterium genome containing:
- a CDS encoding valine--tRNA ligase, with protein sequence MRDLPDRYDPAEAEARWQKHWEEKGIYRFDPTAPRERIYSIDTPPPTVSGLLHLGHIYSYTQMDIIARYQKLRGKVVFYPFGFDDNGLPTERMVERARDVRAQSMPREDFIKLCLEVTKDAEAEFKDMWQRMGLSVDWNLEYSTINRVSRRVAQQSFIDLYKKGHIYRREEPAIWDVDNRTALAQAEIEDREFDSTFNDILFTFEDGTKVAIATTRPELLPACVAVLCHPEDDRYRRYVGGKIKTPHFDLWVPVLTDPLVDPEKGTGIVMCCTFGDTVDIEWWKRYNLETRVAITPDGRLNELAGEFAGLKLEAGRKAIIEKLKEENLLTKQEKITHMVKCGEKSHAPVEYIITEQWFIRILDKKEELIRRAREIKWWPEFMWVRYQHWVENLGWDWCISRQRFYGVPFPVWYAPDGSVILADPADLPVDPTVDLPRGPLPCRPEELTPETDVMDTWMTSSCTPQLASGWLENPELFAKIFPMSLRPQAHDIIRTWAFYTIVKGLLHEDKMPWENVFISGHALDPAKKKMSKSKGNVVTPREYVDKYGADVLRYWTSTAKLGLDSSFNDKALSLGKRLLTKIFNASKFAHGHIADFDGSKPGSLHITDRWLLSKLGRVVETATIAYDEYEFCDARSAVEDFFWAEFCDNYLELAKGRLYGDSEEGRALRPSAQFTLYHSLLTILKMFAPTLPHVTEEVFSWMYAERLGIASIHLTPWPVAADFPRDDDAEALGDLAVELLAGVRKIKSELNVSIKRPVAKLSIAPAGLRPPDAALFERLKADDSRVLLDFMNAANVQSVEFASSAGELSGPVESPQGAFLLAAELAAPEQP